A portion of the Cryptomeria japonica chromosome 5, Sugi_1.0, whole genome shotgun sequence genome contains these proteins:
- the LOC131042940 gene encoding L-type lectin-domain containing receptor kinase IX.1-like, whose amino-acid sequence MATSAHSVNSFSGLPGNGSLSVGVVVVEFYSDNKVYTDVGGYRPNPTLNYTNLNAPLNYRTLWHARIDYNGIKKYLQIFFSNASNSSMSQVDPILAHPLDISTYLPDDFVVGISASSENSVLPTQSFHGASVPRPKLGSLPKKKLVTIVGVFLCLAGVVVIWRLFAIVMRLQSSSEQTCEDNEIEIDRLVDQGPSRYKLEDLKAGTDNFSETLKLGQGGFGGVYKGVIGEANEVVAVKRVSQGSRQGLKEFISEISIVSRVRHRNLVQLLGWCHEKGELLLVYEYMSNGSLDKHLFIKGDSPPLHWSRRYQIALEIACGLLYLHEEWDHCIVHRDVKSSNVMLDNNFNAKLGDFGLARILEHNRLSQTTMEAGTLGYMAPESVTTGRTSPESDVYILVPWPWKLLQEGEL is encoded by the coding sequence ATGGCGACAAGTGCTCACTCAGTGAATTCTTTCAGCGGTCTTCCCGGTAATGGATCTCTCTCAGTCGGCGTTGTCGTAGTTGAATTTTATAGTGACAATAAGGTTTACACCGATGTTGGTGGCTATCGTCCTAATCCGACTTTAAATTACACGAACTTGAATGCACCATTAAACTATAGGACGCTGTGGCATGCACGCATAGATTATAACGGTATTAAAAAATACCTGCAAATATTCTTCTCAAATGCCTCCAATAGCTCTATGTCCCAAGTAGATCCCATTCTCGCGCATCCTTTGGATATCTCCACTTATCTTCCTGATGATTTTGTAGTAGGGATTTCTGCTTCTTCTGAAAATTCAGTGTTACCCACACAATCCTTTCATGGAGCTTCAGTACCAAGACCAAAACTAGGAAGTCTTCCAAAAAAAAAACTTGTGACGATTGTAGGGGTATTTCTTTGTTTAGCAGGGGTAGTTGTGATCTGGAGGTTGTTTGCCATCGTCATGAGATTGCAAAGCAGCAGCGAACAAACATGTGAAGACAATGAGATAGAGATTGACAGGCTTGTAGACCAAGGTCCAAGTAGATATAAGCTGGAGGATCTCAAGGCCGGAACCGACAATTTCAGTGAAACTTTAAAGCTGGGGCAAGGAGGATTTGGAGGTGTGTACAAAGGCGTTATAGGAGAAGCAAATGAAGTTGTTGCTGTCAAGCGCGTCTCACAAGGGTCAAGACAGGGGTTAAAAGAATTCATCTCTGAAATAAGTATTGTTAGTCGAGTAAGGCATCGAAACCTTGTTCAGCTTTTGGGATGGTGTCATGAGAAAGGCGAATTGCTTTTGGTGTACGAGTATATGTCTAATGGAAGCCTAGACAAACACCTTTTCATCAAAGGAGATTCTCCTCCACTGCATTGGAGTCGTAGGTATCAAATAGCTTTGGAAATAGCTTGTGGGCTGTTGTATCTTCATGAAGAATGGGATCACTGTATTGTACACAGGGATGTAAAATCCAGCAATGTTATGCTCGATAACAATTTCAATGCAAAGCTTGGGGACTTTGGTTTGGCACGCATATTGGAGCACAATCGTTTGTCTCAGACCACAATGGAGGCTGGAACCCTGGGCTATATGGCTCCTGAGTCTGTTACCACAGGAAGAACAAGTCCTGAATCAGATGTTTACATTTTGGTGCCGTGGCCTTGGAAATTGCTACAGGAAGGAGAGCTGTAG